The genomic DNA AAAGAAAGGTAATAGTATTTAAACACTATGATTTAATAGTTTTGATTGATAAAGGACACATAGAAAAACCCTCAACTCTTATACAAAACTTTAATTTACATCAAGATGTTTTAGTGAAAAAGGGGAGAAATGAAGCTCTTCTTAGAAATAAAGGTGATTCAGTTAAAATACAGCAATTTCTAAATACTAATCTTAAACTAATAAAAGGTGAAGACGAAAAGGTTATTGCTAAAAATACATTAAAAACCGGGAAAGAAATTAACACAAAACAGCTTCAATTTTCAAAGTTATCATCTAATGATGACTTTGATTTTATAACAGCTTTAAATTTGAAAAATTATAGTATAGATATTAAAGTTGTTAAAAATAAAATGTTGAAAATATTAATAGATAATGAAGAGTTTAATATTAGCGTTTAATAAATTTTAAGCACACATCCTGATAATTTTTCAGTATGTGTGCTTATTTTGTAATCAGTAAGATAGCTAAAAAACTAAATTGATAAAGGAATAATTTAGTTTATATATTGAGGTTTTTTTCTTTAAGATGTAAAGCTATTCTATAATTCACAACATGTTTAGGAAATTCAAGTTTTTCTTAATTATGTTCGATCTAATAATGATATAATTTATTTAATAATTAATAAAGTTAGGATGGATGATTTAATGGAAGGTTTTTTGCATATCTATAATAAAAAGAAAAATAATTATATAACTGAGGATAAAGTTTCTGAAACTATCAACTTTTATAAAGAAACTTCGCATATCTTCGAATCCGTAAGTAATGAACAATTAATATCAGTATATTATACAAATGAATATAGAGAATATCCTTACAATAAATATGAGAACCACTTATTTTGTCCCGTTGGCCAATTTGTAGAAGGAAAATTAGATATACAAAAAATATTGATGACTTCAAATGCTGATGAAAAACATTCCATTATAAGGGAACTAAGAGGTGCATTTGCATTATCAACAGCTAATCTTATAGATAATAGTATCGATATTTTCACCCATGTTGTACGTGCTGAAAGTGTCTATTACTATGAAGATGAAAATCATATAATTGTTGGAACTGATCCATTGGTAATCAGTGTTTTGGGTAATGAAAAAATACAACCAATTTTTGATCCGGCCAATTTCATTTCATTCTTAGAACAAGGATATTTTTCAGATGAACTTACTCCATTTAAAGATGTCTTATGTTTACCCGAAAACTCTCACATTAGAATTGCAGATGGTAATATCACATCTAAAGAAATAGATGATACATATCATTCCGCATTTAATGTAAAATCTACGGAAGACTTTTATGATAAAGTCACGGAAGATTTATTATCAAGTTTTGATATTGTTAAAGATAAAGAAAAATCGATTAGATTAGGTCTTACTGGTGGGAAAGACAGTCGTATTGTCTTACTTGCTTTGTTGAATAAAGGCTATAACATTAAAGCACATACTACAGGTTTTCCTGACCATCCCGATGTAATAATTGCTCAACAATTAGCTGGATTATCAGAAATTCCACACGAAGTAAATGAAAGGAAGTTATCAAAAAAAAATCAATTAAGTGTCTCTTTAGATAATAGAATAAAATCAATAATGACAGCTTCTTCAGGATTGATAAGTGCATACGATACAGTAAACACTAAAACTGAATTCGTAGATAATAAAAATTTTAATGGAATTGCTGCAGCTGTTTTAAAGGGCGGATATAGTACCCATATACCTAAGAATAAAGATGTTCTTAAAAATCCATTAAAAAAACCATTTTATAAATTTGAAGATTTTTACTTAGATGACCAGAATAAATTTAGCACGTTTCTCGATGATTTTTCTATTAAATATGATAACATTAACGAATTATTTCACATATTCTTTTTGAAATATCGAACTGGACGATGGACAAGTGATTCAAGAAAGCC from Jeotgalicoccus saudimassiliensis includes the following:
- a CDS encoding asparagine synthetase B family protein, which translates into the protein MEGFLHIYNKKKNNYITEDKVSETINFYKETSHIFESVSNEQLISVYYTNEYREYPYNKYENHLFCPVGQFVEGKLDIQKILMTSNADEKHSIIRELRGAFALSTANLIDNSIDIFTHVVRAESVYYYEDENHIIVGTDPLVISVLGNEKIQPIFDPANFISFLEQGYFSDELTPFKDVLCLPENSHIRIADGNITSKEIDDTYHSAFNVKSTEDFYDKVTEDLLSSFDIVKDKEKSIRLGLTGGKDSRIVLLALLNKGYNIKAHTTGFPDHPDVIIAQQLAGLSEIPHEVNERKLSKKNQLSVSLDNRIKSIMTASSGLISAYDTVNTKTEFVDNKNFNGIAAAVLKGGYSTHIPKNKDVLKNPLKKPFYKFEDFYLDDQNKFSTFLDDFSIKYDNINELFHIFFLKYRTGRWTSDSRKPKSYSSNSYSVFMDNQFTKSVMKLNIEDLDKERIHYEIIERLNSDFNKLPFFNTRYTFEKNGPQSPEDYVNWLKREPIQATSQVAKYNWKSLGNNDQALVNAFKDLILEFRNNPMFDIIEYSKIEELMNSKLNNRTNKFIWSLASMIQYINIMTKKGYQIPKSHLTLTVASDNLKSMQKSTELIDYTLDYISLNEAVTVKGEDITLHESDKNAYIKTYEGSFKNIPNSKIIEKAKSLKLNTSINLLNYEGEIRKSVIFYTDEKRFKTVVLENEKTNESTLSIFDEVPVPKGAKYYRVILLFKTNKEAHCKLNYSYARINY